A region from the Pseudomonas sp. KU26590 genome encodes:
- a CDS encoding substrate-binding domain-containing protein: protein MTRILPYLLSAALYLVPVAFSHAATAPAPVQLIVLSSGGIMGAFKAVAPDYEQRAGVKLQGEVAPSMGATPQAIPNRLARHEPADVVLMVGSALDKLIKDGKVDPKTRVDLGKSYIAMAVRHGSPHPDISTMEAFKQTLLDAKSIAYSDSASGVYLSRVLFSQMHIADRIQSKSRMIPAEPVGEVVARGDAEIGFQQLSELKPVDGIDIIGLIPDQAQQMTLYSAGVVTQSKHPEQAKQFLEFLSSTAAAPAIKASGLDPIAK from the coding sequence ATGACAAGAATTTTGCCTTATCTCCTCAGTGCCGCCCTCTACCTCGTTCCAGTCGCTTTTTCCCACGCCGCCACGGCCCCTGCACCTGTCCAACTGATCGTCCTGAGTTCGGGCGGGATCATGGGCGCGTTCAAGGCTGTAGCCCCCGATTACGAACAGCGCGCCGGCGTGAAGCTGCAGGGCGAAGTGGCGCCTTCAATGGGCGCGACGCCCCAGGCCATTCCCAACCGACTCGCCCGCCATGAGCCGGCCGACGTGGTGTTGATGGTCGGTTCGGCGCTGGACAAGTTGATCAAGGACGGCAAGGTCGATCCGAAAACCCGCGTCGATCTAGGCAAATCCTACATCGCCATGGCCGTGCGTCACGGCTCGCCGCACCCTGACATCAGCACCATGGAAGCCTTCAAGCAGACCCTGCTGGACGCCAAAAGCATCGCCTATTCGGACAGCGCCAGCGGCGTGTACCTGTCCCGCGTGCTGTTCAGCCAGATGCACATCGCTGACCGCATTCAGAGCAAAAGCCGCATGATCCCCGCCGAGCCCGTCGGCGAAGTCGTTGCACGAGGAGACGCCGAAATTGGCTTTCAGCAGCTGAGCGAGCTCAAGCCGGTGGACGGCATCGACATCATCGGCCTGATCCCCGACCAGGCGCAGCAGATGACCCTCTACTCCGCAGGCGTCGTAACCCAGAGCAAACACCCGGAACAGGCCAAACAGTTTCTGGAATTCTTGAGCTCAACGGCAGCCGCCCCGGCCATCAAAGCCAGCGGCCTGGACCCGATCGCGAAGTAA
- a CDS encoding metallophosphoesterase family protein produces the protein MSVKVGLISDTHGLLRPQALEALQGCDYLIHGGDIGKPEILDALKAIAPLTVVRGNNDTDDGWACDVPYEAVLRIGDVAIYTTHILAEVPQSLPDGVRVVVTGHSHRPLQQMRDGVLFINPGSAGPRRFKLPITVGLLHIEGDDVRGELIELALK, from the coding sequence GTGAGCGTAAAAGTCGGCTTGATCTCGGACACCCACGGCCTGCTGCGCCCTCAGGCACTGGAAGCGTTGCAGGGCTGCGATTACCTGATTCACGGCGGCGACATCGGCAAGCCGGAAATCCTCGACGCGTTGAAGGCCATCGCGCCACTCACGGTGGTACGTGGCAACAACGACACCGACGATGGCTGGGCTTGCGACGTGCCCTATGAAGCGGTTTTGCGGATCGGTGATGTGGCGATTTACACCACCCACATACTGGCCGAGGTGCCGCAATCGCTGCCGGACGGGGTGCGCGTCGTGGTCACCGGCCACTCCCACCGGCCCTTGCAGCAGATGCGCGACGGCGTGCTGTTCATCAACCCGGGCAGCGCCGGACCGCGTCGCTTCAAATTACCGATCACGGTCGGCCTGCTGCACATCGAGGGTGATGACGTGCGCGGTGAGTTGATCGAACTGGCGCTTAAGTAA
- a CDS encoding MFS transporter — translation MSLPASTSTRDFIFAACALLIAMVGTTLPTPLYALYQQRLGFDASWLTIIFSIYAAGVIAALLAVGSWSDQLGRKPLLQAGLAMGAISAVIFLFSDSIGGLLIGRLFSGFSAGIMTGTATVAVIELAPKTWKNATLVATAANMFGLGIGPLLAGFTSQFLPAPLHLVFYVHVAMLVLATLGIALIRETVQRPATLKLGIQKPSVPASVRSVFISASIAGLAGFSVAGLFTSMVPSVMIHVMHEQGGLLIGAVIGLFFVASIIGQALLQVLPKDRHMTLGCIGLIIGMICLGLSIATSQLGLLIAAGLVAGIGQGMILRAGMGAVTASSPADQKAAVTSAFFVVLYVSISVPVVAVGFSVRVFGLEHVGEFFTALVAVVALLAMISMKRVQSKQAALSASGS, via the coding sequence ATGTCCTTGCCTGCCTCTACCTCAACGCGCGACTTCATCTTCGCCGCCTGCGCGTTACTTATCGCCATGGTCGGCACCACGCTACCCACGCCGCTGTATGCGCTCTATCAACAGCGGCTCGGCTTCGACGCAAGCTGGCTGACAATCATTTTCTCGATCTATGCGGCGGGCGTCATCGCAGCGCTGCTGGCGGTCGGCAGTTGGTCCGATCAACTGGGGCGCAAGCCGTTGTTGCAGGCAGGGCTGGCGATGGGGGCGATCAGCGCGGTCATCTTTCTGTTCAGCGACTCCATTGGCGGCCTGCTGATCGGGCGGCTGTTTTCCGGGTTCAGCGCGGGCATCATGACCGGCACGGCAACCGTCGCCGTCATCGAACTGGCCCCCAAGACCTGGAAGAACGCCACGCTGGTGGCCACGGCCGCCAATATGTTCGGCCTCGGCATCGGGCCTTTGCTCGCCGGATTTACTTCGCAGTTTCTGCCGGCCCCGTTGCACCTGGTGTTCTACGTGCACGTGGCGATGCTCGTGCTGGCGACCCTCGGAATCGCGCTGATTCGTGAGACCGTGCAGCGTCCGGCGACCCTGAAACTGGGTATTCAGAAGCCTTCGGTTCCGGCCTCGGTGCGCAGCGTGTTCATCTCTGCGTCCATTGCCGGGCTGGCCGGTTTCAGCGTCGCGGGCCTGTTCACCAGCATGGTGCCGTCGGTGATGATCCACGTCATGCACGAACAAGGCGGACTGTTGATCGGCGCGGTGATTGGCTTGTTTTTCGTCGCCTCGATCATCGGCCAGGCGTTGCTGCAGGTGCTGCCGAAGGACCGGCACATGACGCTTGGCTGCATCGGGCTGATCATCGGCATGATCTGTCTGGGGCTGAGCATTGCCACGTCGCAGCTGGGGCTGTTGATCGCGGCGGGTCTGGTGGCAGGCATCGGTCAGGGCATGATCCTGCGCGCCGGCATGGGCGCGGTTACCGCCAGCAGCCCGGCGGATCAGAAGGCTGCTGTGACGTCCGCCTTCTTCGTGGTGCTTTACGTGTCGATCTCGGTGCCGGTGGTGGCGGTGGGTTTCAGCGTGCGGGTGTTCGGTCTGGAGCATGTGGGCGAGTTCTTCACCGCGCTGGTGGCGGTAGTGGCCTTGCTGGCGATGATCAGCATGAAGCGTGTGCAGTCAAAACAGGCCGCCCTGTCGGCGTCCGGGAGCTGA
- a CDS encoding LacI family DNA-binding transcriptional regulator yields the protein MSKKTPVTISDIARRVNMTPVTVSRALNKPDLVKPATLARILEVAQELDYVPNAFARSLKRSESMIIGVITASVDNPFYSEMIKAISREAKARGYTIMLVDTDGSEELEAKAVDTLLSYRVAGIVLSPVSDEPAYQPVYLSRLSNGDIPVVQLDRALPASPFSHVVLDNYHSGLKGARYLLAQSPAMRRMLVLTGPAHSRISEERLKGVKAAIAESGKPVQLDVFAGDYTLEPSHQSTLDYLRDHPLPDAIFGFNQLITLGAMKALRDRDIAHNTVAICGIDRLPFADIFGIPIACIAHDASLAGSSAVKMLMERIEDRHLPKAQVVIVGELENGVGG from the coding sequence ATGAGCAAGAAAACCCCCGTCACCATTTCCGACATCGCCCGCCGCGTGAACATGACCCCTGTCACTGTTTCCCGGGCGCTGAACAAACCCGATCTGGTCAAGCCCGCCACCCTGGCGCGCATTCTGGAAGTGGCGCAAGAACTCGATTACGTCCCCAATGCATTCGCCCGCAGCCTCAAGCGCAGCGAGAGCATGATCATCGGCGTCATTACCGCGTCGGTGGACAACCCCTTCTACAGTGAGATGATCAAGGCGATCTCCCGCGAGGCGAAAGCCCGCGGTTACACCATCATGCTGGTGGACACCGACGGCTCCGAAGAACTCGAAGCCAAGGCAGTCGACACCCTCCTCAGTTATCGCGTGGCCGGCATCGTGCTGTCGCCGGTGTCCGACGAGCCAGCGTACCAGCCGGTCTACCTGAGCCGGCTGAGCAACGGCGACATTCCCGTGGTGCAACTGGACCGCGCGCTGCCTGCCAGCCCGTTCAGTCATGTGGTGCTCGACAACTATCACAGCGGCCTGAAAGGCGCGCGTTACCTGCTGGCGCAAAGCCCGGCGATGCGACGCATGCTGGTGCTGACCGGCCCCGCGCATTCGCGGATTTCCGAGGAACGCCTGAAGGGCGTGAAGGCTGCGATTGCCGAGAGTGGCAAACCGGTGCAGCTGGATGTGTTTGCCGGGGATTACACGCTGGAACCGTCGCACCAGAGCACGCTGGATTACCTGCGCGACCACCCGCTGCCGGACGCGATTTTCGGCTTCAACCAGCTCATTACCCTGGGCGCCATGAAGGCTCTGCGCGACCGCGATATCGCCCACAACACCGTGGCCATCTGCGGCATCGACCGGCTGCCCTTCGCCGACATCTTCGGCATCCCCATCGCCTGCATCGCCCACGACGCCTCGCTGGCCGGAAGCAGCGCGGTGAAAATGCTGATGGAGCGGATCGAAGACCGGCATTTGCCGAAGGCGCAGGTGGTGATTGTCGGGGAGCTGGAGAATGGCGTTGGCGGGTGA
- a CDS encoding SDR family oxidoreductase produces the protein MNTAQFDFSGQRILVTGASSGIGWEVTQQLLNSGAEVYAMGRDAVALEKLAVQGCQPLRVDVADQQSLAAVLADLPVMHGLVNCAGISILESATEVSAAAFDQVMAVNVRAAAMIAGAVAKKMIAEGVAGSIVNVSSQASLVALDDHLSYCASKGAMDAMTRVQCGEWGRHGIRVNSVNPTVTLTPMAQMAWGEPSKRDPALAAIPLGRFAETAEVAAPILFLLSSAASMISGVSLPIDGGYTSR, from the coding sequence GTGAACACGGCTCAATTTGATTTCAGCGGCCAGCGCATTCTGGTCACCGGCGCCAGCAGCGGCATTGGCTGGGAGGTCACGCAGCAACTGCTGAACAGTGGCGCTGAGGTGTATGCCATGGGCCGCGATGCAGTCGCTCTGGAGAAACTGGCCGTGCAGGGCTGCCAGCCGCTGCGCGTGGACGTGGCCGATCAACAGTCATTGGCCGCAGTGCTGGCGGACCTGCCGGTGATGCACGGCCTGGTCAATTGCGCCGGGATTTCCATACTGGAGTCCGCGACCGAGGTCAGCGCGGCGGCATTCGATCAGGTCATGGCGGTCAACGTGCGTGCAGCGGCGATGATCGCGGGTGCGGTGGCGAAGAAGATGATCGCTGAAGGCGTGGCGGGGAGCATCGTTAATGTGTCGAGCCAGGCCTCGTTGGTGGCGCTGGACGACCACTTGAGCTATTGCGCGTCAAAGGGCGCGATGGATGCCATGACCCGTGTGCAGTGTGGCGAATGGGGCCGGCACGGGATTCGCGTCAACAGCGTCAACCCCACCGTGACACTGACGCCCATGGCGCAGATGGCCTGGGGCGAGCCAAGCAAACGCGACCCCGCGCTGGCGGCAATTCCCCTCGGCCGCTTCGCCGAAACCGCAGAAGTCGCTGCGCCGATCCTGTTCCTGCTGAGCAGCGCGGCGTCGATGATCAGTGGTGTGTCGCTGCCGATTGATGGGGGGTATACGAGCCGTTAA
- a CDS encoding FGGY-family carbohydrate kinase: MDYVIGVDIGTQSTKALLVDSQGRIIAQHSHSYKVDTPKPRWAEQWPQVWLDAVEICVAACMRKSAVPKDSVKALCVSSLYGGSGIAVDAQIKPLYPCLIWMDRRAEEQVEWVNQHVDLERLYTITGNSVDSYYGFTKMLWLKDKQPLIWADTRYLLPPNSYINYCLTGEVAVDHSSAGNIGGVYDVEARGWSAEMLDALGIPASMMPERLVHSGDVVGGLLPEWADRLGLTPDIPLLGGGVDAAMATFAAGVTQAGNHVAMIGTSMCWGYLNQQVDARHGLVSFPHVFNGAKDLYIFGGAITAGASVSWFREQFCQAEEQQGRESGEDSHVILERAAMKIPAGSDGVLFQPYLMGERSPVWDAKASGSFVGLSLYHSRIHLYRAVLEGVTFALRHNIEAGTKGAQSLDPRLIVVGGASHSDLWMQIIADVTNFPVYTIVQEVEAALGAALLAAHAVGLVDEAQVHKGWVQLQLRAEPQAENVALYSRLFADYVALYPALKPIMHRLQGAGL, encoded by the coding sequence ATGGATTACGTCATCGGTGTCGACATCGGCACCCAAAGCACCAAAGCATTGCTGGTCGATAGCCAAGGCCGAATCATCGCGCAGCACAGCCACAGTTATAAGGTCGACACGCCCAAACCGCGCTGGGCCGAGCAATGGCCGCAGGTCTGGCTCGACGCCGTGGAAATCTGTGTCGCCGCTTGCATGCGCAAAAGCGCCGTGCCCAAAGACAGCGTCAAAGCCCTGTGTGTCAGCAGCCTGTATGGGGGCTCGGGCATTGCGGTTGATGCGCAGATCAAACCCTTGTACCCGTGCCTGATCTGGATGGACCGCCGCGCGGAAGAACAGGTTGAGTGGGTCAATCAGCATGTCGATCTCGAGCGGCTTTACACGATCACCGGCAACTCGGTGGACAGCTATTACGGCTTCACCAAAATGCTCTGGCTCAAGGACAAACAGCCGCTGATCTGGGCTGACACGCGCTACCTGTTGCCGCCCAACAGCTACATCAACTATTGCCTGACCGGTGAGGTCGCTGTGGATCACAGTTCTGCCGGCAACATCGGCGGCGTCTACGACGTCGAGGCGCGGGGCTGGTCGGCTGAGATGCTTGACGCGCTGGGCATTCCGGCGTCGATGATGCCCGAGCGGCTGGTTCACTCCGGTGATGTGGTCGGCGGCCTCTTACCCGAATGGGCCGATCGCCTTGGGCTTACCCCTGACATTCCGCTGCTCGGTGGCGGTGTCGATGCCGCCATGGCGACCTTCGCCGCGGGCGTGACCCAAGCCGGCAACCATGTGGCGATGATCGGCACCAGCATGTGCTGGGGCTACCTCAACCAGCAGGTCGATGCCCGGCACGGTCTGGTCAGTTTTCCCCACGTCTTCAATGGCGCGAAGGACCTGTACATCTTCGGCGGCGCGATCACCGCCGGCGCCTCGGTCAGCTGGTTTCGCGAGCAGTTCTGCCAAGCCGAAGAGCAGCAGGGCCGCGAGAGCGGCGAAGACAGCCACGTGATACTCGAACGCGCGGCGATGAAGATCCCGGCCGGCAGCGACGGCGTGCTGTTTCAGCCGTATTTGATGGGCGAGCGCAGCCCGGTGTGGGACGCCAAAGCCAGCGGCAGTTTTGTCGGGCTGAGCCTCTATCACAGCCGGATTCACCTCTACCGCGCAGTGCTCGAAGGGGTCACTTTCGCGCTGCGGCACAACATCGAAGCGGGCACCAAAGGGGCGCAGTCTCTGGACCCGCGGCTGATCGTCGTCGGCGGTGCCAGCCACTCGGACCTGTGGATGCAGATCATCGCCGACGTCACTAACTTCCCGGTCTACACCATCGTCCAGGAAGTCGAAGCGGCGCTCGGTGCCGCGCTGCTCGCTGCTCATGCGGTCGGTCTGGTGGATGAGGCGCAGGTTCACAAAGGCTGGGTTCAACTGCAGCTTCGGGCCGAGCCTCAAGCGGAGAACGTCGCGCTGTATTCCCGACTGTTCGCCGATTACGTGGCGCTGTACCCGGCGCTGAAACCGATCATGCATCGCTTGCAGGGAGCGGGACTGTGA
- a CDS encoding alcohol dehydrogenase catalytic domain-containing protein, with protein MEQNTTNTMQAVVCHAPKDYRLEQISKPVARANELVIRIGACGICASDCKCHSGAAMFWGGESPWVKAPVVPGHEFFGYVDSVGEGAEEHFGVKVGDKVIAEQIVPCEKCKFCKSGKYWMCEVHNIFGFQKDVAEGGMAQYMRIPKTAIVHHIPESVSLEDSALIEPMACSIHTVNRGDVQLDDVLVIAGAGTLGLCMVQVAALKTPKKLVVIDMVDERLELAKKFGADVVINPSRDNAKEIINGLTDGYGCDVYIETTGVPIGVTQGLDLIRKLGRFVEFSVFGAETSADWSIIGDRKELDVRGAHLGPYCYPIAIDLFERGLVTSEGIVTHDFGLDDYAEAFALADSTKSIKVLLKPVNQ; from the coding sequence ATGGAACAAAACACAACAAACACCATGCAAGCCGTCGTCTGCCATGCCCCGAAAGACTACCGTCTGGAGCAGATCAGCAAGCCCGTGGCGCGTGCCAATGAACTGGTGATCCGCATCGGTGCCTGCGGCATCTGCGCCAGTGACTGCAAATGCCATTCGGGCGCGGCGATGTTCTGGGGCGGCGAGAGCCCGTGGGTCAAGGCGCCTGTTGTGCCGGGCCACGAGTTCTTCGGCTACGTCGATTCGGTGGGCGAGGGCGCGGAAGAACACTTCGGCGTGAAGGTCGGTGACAAGGTCATCGCCGAGCAAATCGTCCCGTGCGAGAAGTGCAAGTTCTGCAAATCCGGCAAGTACTGGATGTGCGAAGTGCACAACATCTTCGGCTTCCAGAAGGACGTCGCCGAGGGCGGCATGGCGCAGTACATGCGCATCCCGAAGACCGCCATCGTGCATCACATTCCCGAGTCGGTTTCGCTGGAAGACTCGGCGCTGATCGAGCCGATGGCCTGTTCGATTCACACGGTGAACCGCGGTGATGTTCAGCTCGACGACGTGCTGGTGATTGCCGGCGCCGGCACGCTTGGCCTTTGCATGGTGCAGGTCGCCGCGCTGAAGACGCCGAAGAAGCTAGTGGTCATCGACATGGTCGACGAGCGTCTGGAACTGGCGAAAAAATTCGGCGCCGACGTGGTGATCAACCCGAGCCGCGACAACGCGAAAGAGATCATCAACGGCCTCACCGACGGCTACGGCTGCGACGTTTACATCGAGACCACAGGCGTGCCGATCGGCGTCACTCAGGGCCTTGATCTGATCCGCAAATTGGGCCGCTTTGTGGAGTTCAGCGTGTTCGGCGCCGAGACCAGCGCTGACTGGTCAATCATTGGCGATCGTAAAGAACTCGACGTGCGCGGGGCTCACCTGGGGCCGTATTGCTACCCGATTGCCATCGACCTGTTCGAGCGCGGGCTAGTGACATCGGAAGGCATCGTCACCCACGACTTCGGTCTGGACGACTACGCCGAAGCGTTTGCACTGGCGGACTCGACCAAGTCGATCAAGGTGCTGCTCAAGCCTGTGAATCAGTGA
- a CDS encoding ABC transporter permease, producing the protein MAAQPNRMKLNFARLIRSPAFYPFVGLVVVTVFMIFASDKFLTGANLENIARQVSINAIIAVGMTCVILTGGIDLSVGPVMALSGTLTTGLMVAGVPAPIAILIGLLIGVGFGVGNGIFVAYLKMPPIIVTLATMGIARGLGLMYTDGYPIAGMPDWFAWFGRGTLFGIQVPILIMLATYFFAWVLLQHTRVGRYVYAIGGNEEAVRLSGVRASRFKLLVYSISGLTAAIAGLVLSSRLMSGQPNAGVGFELDAIAAVVLGGASIAGGRGVIIGTLVGAMLLGVLNNGLNMLGVSPYVQSVIKGGIILLAIFISRQRHK; encoded by the coding sequence ATGGCCGCGCAGCCCAACCGGATGAAGCTCAACTTCGCTCGATTGATACGCTCGCCCGCCTTCTATCCCTTCGTGGGGCTGGTGGTGGTGACGGTCTTCATGATTTTCGCCAGCGACAAGTTTCTCACCGGCGCGAACCTGGAAAACATCGCCCGCCAAGTGTCGATCAACGCCATCATCGCGGTCGGCATGACCTGCGTGATCCTCACCGGCGGTATCGATTTGTCGGTGGGTCCAGTGATGGCATTGTCCGGCACGCTGACCACCGGGCTGATGGTGGCAGGCGTGCCGGCGCCGATTGCGATCCTCATCGGTTTGCTGATTGGCGTGGGCTTCGGTGTGGGCAACGGCATCTTCGTGGCGTACCTGAAAATGCCGCCGATCATCGTCACCCTGGCGACCATGGGCATCGCGCGCGGGCTGGGCCTGATGTACACAGACGGCTACCCGATTGCGGGCATGCCGGACTGGTTCGCCTGGTTCGGACGCGGCACGCTGTTCGGCATTCAGGTGCCGATCCTGATCATGCTGGCGACGTACTTTTTCGCCTGGGTGCTGCTGCAACACACGCGCGTCGGTCGCTACGTTTATGCCATCGGTGGCAACGAAGAAGCCGTGCGTCTGTCCGGCGTGCGCGCCTCGCGGTTCAAGCTGCTGGTGTACTCGATCAGCGGGCTGACGGCGGCGATCGCCGGGCTGGTGTTGTCGTCGCGGCTGATGAGCGGGCAACCGAACGCGGGCGTCGGTTTCGAACTGGACGCTATTGCGGCCGTGGTACTGGGCGGCGCGTCGATTGCCGGCGGGCGAGGCGTGATCATCGGCACGCTGGTGGGCGCGATGCTGTTGGGCGTGCTGAACAACGGCCTGAACATGCTGGGCGTGTCGCCTTACGTGCAGAGCGTAATCAAGGGCGGAATCATTTTGCTGGCGATTTTTATCAGTCGGCAGCGGCATAAATAA
- a CDS encoding sugar ABC transporter ATP-binding protein, which yields MSCLLQLENICKSYPGVQALKSINLQVERGEIHALLGENGAGKSTLMKILAGVEHQDKGSILIDGAEQHFATYNEAIAAGIGIVFQEFSLIPYLNAVENIFLGHEIVNGFGLLRKGEMREKAIALFDRLGVKINLDCSVQHLSVAEQQFVEIAKALALEARLLILDEPTATLTPSEAELLFDIMRELKSQGVAVIFISHHLEEIFQVCDRISVLRDGANVGALTVANSDIDTLVEMMVGRRLEASFPPKQSRAQGEVVLQVRDIQLTRNGPHNSFNLHKGEILGFAGLVGSGRTELALGVIGALPVVSKDVLLRGQPAHLNDPAQALASGIGLLPESRKSEGLIVDFSIRENISLNNLGKYEGAAHLLDRHKEDTTTAELMKQLSIKAPSGESRVVNLSGGNQQKVVIARWINHHCDILIFDEPTRGIDVGAKAEIYTLMRTLTEQGFAIIMISSELPEIIGMCDRVAVFNKGAIVNVLEASAINPQEVMRHATGSLNSEHLH from the coding sequence ATGAGCTGCCTTCTGCAATTGGAAAACATCTGTAAAAGCTACCCCGGCGTGCAGGCGCTCAAGTCGATCAACCTGCAGGTCGAGCGCGGCGAAATTCACGCCCTGCTCGGTGAAAACGGTGCGGGCAAGTCGACCCTGATGAAGATCCTCGCCGGCGTCGAGCATCAGGACAAAGGCAGCATTCTCATTGACGGCGCGGAGCAGCATTTCGCGACCTACAACGAGGCCATTGCCGCCGGCATCGGCATTGTCTTTCAGGAATTCAGCCTGATCCCCTATCTCAATGCCGTGGAGAACATTTTCCTCGGTCACGAGATCGTCAACGGCTTCGGCTTGCTGCGTAAGGGCGAGATGCGCGAGAAAGCCATCGCGCTGTTCGACCGGCTGGGCGTGAAGATCAATCTGGATTGCTCGGTGCAACACTTGAGCGTGGCCGAGCAGCAATTTGTCGAGATCGCCAAGGCACTGGCCCTTGAAGCGCGTTTGCTGATTCTCGACGAACCCACCGCCACCCTGACACCGTCCGAGGCCGAGCTGCTGTTCGACATCATGCGTGAGCTGAAAAGCCAGGGCGTGGCGGTGATCTTCATCTCCCACCATCTGGAGGAGATTTTTCAGGTCTGCGACCGCATCAGCGTGCTGCGCGATGGCGCCAACGTTGGCGCTCTGACCGTCGCCAACAGCGACATCGACACGCTGGTGGAGATGATGGTGGGGCGTCGTCTGGAAGCAAGCTTTCCGCCCAAGCAGTCCCGCGCTCAGGGCGAAGTGGTGCTGCAAGTGCGTGATATCCAGCTGACCCGCAACGGTCCGCACAACAGCTTCAATCTGCACAAGGGCGAGATTCTCGGCTTTGCCGGGCTGGTCGGGTCCGGGCGAACGGAATTGGCGCTGGGCGTGATCGGCGCGTTGCCTGTGGTCAGCAAGGATGTGCTGCTGCGCGGTCAGCCGGCGCACCTCAATGACCCGGCGCAAGCGCTGGCCAGTGGCATCGGCCTGTTGCCGGAAAGCCGCAAGAGCGAAGGGCTGATCGTGGATTTCAGCATTCGCGAGAATATCTCCCTGAACAATCTGGGCAAGTACGAAGGCGCGGCGCACCTGCTCGACCGGCACAAGGAAGACACCACCACCGCCGAGCTGATGAAGCAGCTTTCGATCAAGGCGCCGAGCGGTGAAAGCCGGGTCGTCAACCTGAGCGGCGGCAATCAGCAGAAGGTGGTGATCGCGCGCTGGATCAATCACCACTGCGACATCCTGATCTTCGACGAGCCGACCCGAGGCATCGACGTCGGCGCGAAAGCGGAGATCTACACCCTGATGCGCACACTCACCGAACAAGGCTTCGCGATCATCATGATCTCTTCGGAACTGCCGGAAATCATCGGTATGTGCGACCGCGTGGCCGTCTTCAACAAAGGCGCCATCGTCAACGTGCTGGAGGCTTCGGCCATCAATCCGCAGGAAGTGATGCGCCACGCCACCGGGAGCCTGAACAGTGAACACCTCCATTAA
- a CDS encoding substrate-binding domain-containing protein — MTTRLKKGFSAALCSLAVAVACGSAINVQAADAAKTGPLKIGASFQEINNPYFVTMKDALQDATASIGATLLVTDARHDVSKQISDIEDMLQKGIDILIINPTDSVGVQSAVKQAHDKGVVVVAVDAQANGPLDSFVGSKNFDAGVQACDYLAKNIGEKGDVGILDGIAVVPILERVRGCKEALGKYKDIKIVSIQNGKQERDQALTVTENMLQAQPNLKGLFSVNDNGSLGALAAIESSGMDVKLTSVDGAPEAIKEIQKPNSKFIATSAQYPRDQVRLALGLALAKKWGSQVPATIPVDILLVDQAKAKTFSW, encoded by the coding sequence ATGACAACTCGCCTCAAGAAGGGCTTTTCCGCCGCTCTCTGTTCCCTCGCCGTGGCTGTCGCCTGTGGCAGCGCCATCAATGTCCAGGCCGCCGACGCCGCCAAGACCGGCCCGCTGAAAATCGGTGCCTCGTTCCAAGAGATCAACAACCCCTACTTCGTGACCATGAAGGACGCCCTTCAGGACGCCACTGCCAGCATCGGTGCGACGCTGCTGGTCACTGACGCGCGCCACGATGTGTCCAAGCAGATCAGCGACATCGAAGACATGCTGCAGAAAGGCATCGACATCCTGATCATCAACCCGACCGATTCGGTTGGCGTTCAGTCCGCCGTCAAACAGGCCCACGACAAAGGCGTGGTGGTGGTTGCAGTGGACGCTCAGGCCAATGGCCCGCTGGACTCGTTCGTCGGCTCGAAGAACTTCGACGCGGGCGTGCAGGCTTGCGACTACCTGGCCAAGAACATCGGCGAAAAGGGCGACGTCGGGATTCTCGACGGCATCGCCGTGGTGCCGATTCTCGAGCGCGTGCGCGGCTGCAAGGAAGCCCTGGGCAAGTACAAAGACATCAAGATTGTCAGCATTCAGAACGGCAAACAGGAGCGTGATCAAGCGCTGACCGTGACTGAAAACATGCTCCAGGCGCAGCCCAATCTCAAAGGCCTGTTCAGCGTCAACGACAACGGTTCGCTTGGCGCCCTGGCCGCCATCGAGTCCAGCGGCATGGACGTCAAGCTGACCAGCGTCGACGGCGCGCCCGAAGCCATCAAGGAAATCCAGAAGCCCAACAGCAAGTTCATCGCCACTTCCGCTCAATACCCACGCGATCAGGTCCGTCTGGCCCTGGGGTTGGCCCTCGCCAAAAAGTGGGGCTCACAAGTCCCGGCGACCATCCCGGTCGACATCCTGCTGGTGGATCAGGCCAAGGCCAAGACCTTCAGCTGGTAA